One region of Bdellovibrio bacteriovorus genomic DNA includes:
- the rpsC gene encoding 30S ribosomal protein S3: MGQKVNPIGLRVGVIRTWDSRWYAKGNQYFENLHEDIRLRKYLKNKLKHAGVAKIEMERAAKKIKIIISTARPGVVIGKKGTGIDSLKAEVQKLTPNEVFLSIQEVRKPDLDAQLVAESIAQQLEKRISWRRALKKAIAAAIKGGVRGIKIRVSGRLDGAEIARSEWYNEKSVPLHTLRADIDYGTAEALTAYGIIGMKVWIYKGDILSAREVEEAGRVKS; this comes from the coding sequence GTGGGACAAAAGGTTAATCCAATTGGTCTAAGAGTTGGTGTTATCAGAACGTGGGACTCTCGCTGGTATGCGAAGGGTAACCAATATTTTGAAAATCTCCACGAAGACATCCGCTTAAGAAAATATTTGAAAAATAAGCTTAAGCACGCGGGTGTGGCGAAAATTGAAATGGAACGTGCAGCGAAGAAGATCAAAATCATCATCTCTACTGCTCGTCCAGGTGTTGTAATTGGTAAAAAAGGTACTGGTATTGATTCACTTAAAGCGGAAGTTCAAAAACTTACACCCAACGAAGTTTTCTTGAGCATCCAAGAAGTGCGCAAGCCAGACCTCGATGCTCAGCTCGTCGCTGAGAGTATTGCTCAACAACTTGAGAAACGTATCTCTTGGAGAAGAGCACTTAAAAAAGCTATTGCAGCTGCTATCAAAGGCGGCGTGAGAGGTATCAAGATCCGTGTTTCAGGACGTCTTGATGGAGCCGAAATTGCTCGTTCAGAGTGGTACAATGAGAAGAGTGTTCCTCTTCATACATTGCGTGCAGATATCGACTACGGTACTGCTGAAGCTTTGACTGCATACGGAATCATCGGCATGAAAGTATGGATCTATAAAGGCGATATCTTATCTGCTCGCGAAGTTGAGGAGGCAGGTCGTGTTAAGTCCTAA
- the rplV gene encoding 50S ribosomal protein L22, producing MEVKASLKYARVGAQKARLVVDLVRGKDVNEAVKTLTFLNKKTAGMVKKLIESAVANAEYKKVMDVDNLYVKAIWVDQGPVLKRFRPRAQGRAFGVRKKTSHINVVLEEK from the coding sequence ATGGAAGTTAAAGCAAGCTTGAAATATGCAAGAGTAGGCGCTCAGAAAGCAAGATTGGTTGTTGACCTAGTTCGCGGTAAAGACGTGAACGAAGCAGTAAAAACTCTCACTTTCTTGAATAAGAAAACTGCTGGTATGGTAAAAAAGCTAATCGAATCTGCGGTTGCTAACGCAGAATACAAAAAGGTTATGGATGTTGATAATCTTTATGTTAAAGCTATCTGGGTTGATCAAGGCCCTGTTCTTAAAAGATTCCGTCCTCGCGCTCAAGGGCGTGCTTTCGGAGTTCGCAAGAAGACCAGCCACATTAACGTAGTACTCGAGGAGAAATAG